In Corvus cornix cornix isolate S_Up_H32 chromosome 4A, ASM73873v5, whole genome shotgun sequence, one genomic interval encodes:
- the LOC104691689 gene encoding interferon lambda receptor 1-like isoform X1 → MGCGRMSPALRLLLFLASCSLLQGMLLRPRDVKLEARNFHVWLHWKPDPSSPSYATYEVEWRNRTSNWTKADACGGNSRSSWVCELYFDRIHDIYWARVRAVARGEQSEWASSSELQLYRDTIVGPPKLSWLLQDQILSVNITTPLTPYRRRAGSYKPVDRVLLKLWYWLHLYEGNLLVQQVPCKRSSEEVPCTFGHLKPSTQYCVRTVAADMARERSREAEQCLVTPAGPAAGFPWVLAIPSAFFLLLLLSVAGLYFIQLHVLPSPPETRLPKALALQNSELSVAIQVPPLELEENPLALFLQTELPSHRLSTAGQASTTVPQLLRGLAQDVSGYCGNGFGPDCPEGRDPSCTHSQLGHAWDSQVPSRLEKDGETGDRHHVPEQPVPVGLTGNSYTGDRDSQTPQIWLPLHLQLYFKGQCPALGAGSHLPLPVPSRSCSQEYLQESLGTAGHWLRLSSVKIPASAEEEEGQLLSAPQPLLGGETEPEPGDSAVQRGYSEQAELGVSSPCQLLPSPLSVLRAPAFSGYEPRAPSGSEKWGHPGAPGL, encoded by the exons ATGGGCTGTGGTAGGATGAGCCCTGCCCTGCgcctgctgctgttcctggccagctgctccctgctccagg ggATGCTACTGCGTCCACGGGATGTGAAGCTGGAGGCACGGAACTTCCACGTCTGGCTGCACTGGAAGCCAGACCCCAGCTCACCCAGCTATGCCACTTACGAGGTGGAGTGGAGGAACAG AACCTCGAACTGGACAAAGGCAGATGCCTGCGGGGGGAACAGCAGAAGCTCCTGGGTGTGTGAGCTGTATTTTGACAGGATTCACGATATCTACTGGGCACGGGTGAGAGCGGTGGCCAGAGGTGAGCAGTCCGAGTGGGCCAGTTCCAGCGAGCTGCAGCTATACAGAGACA CAATTGTTGGCCCCCCCAAGTTGTCCTGGCTGCTACAGGATCAAATCCTCAGCGTAAACATCACCACACCACTCACTCCCTACCGGAGAAGAGCTGGTTCCTACAAGCCAGTCGACCGAGTGCTGCTGAAGCTGTGGTACTGGCTACACCTGTACGAGGGGAACCTGCTTGTCCAGCAG GTACCCTGCAAACGGAGCAGTGAGGAAGTGCCTTGCACCTTTGGGCATCTGAAGCCCAGCACACAGTACTGTGTCCGGACGGTGGCTGCAGACATGGCAAGGGAGCGGAGCCGGGAGGCTGAGCAGTGCCTGGTGACTCCAGCAGGCCCTGCAG CAGGCTTTCCCTGGGTCCTTGCCATACCGAGTgccttcttcctgctgctgctactgaGTGTGGCTGGGCTCTACTTCATCCAGCTGCATGTCTTGCCCAGCCCTCCGGAGACGCGCCTCCCAAAAGCACTG GCTCTCCAGAACAGCGAGCTGAGTGTGGCCATACAGGTGCCTCCCCTCGAGCTTGAGGAGAACCCACTGGCCCTGTTCCTGCAGACTGAGCTCCCCTCCCACAGGCTAtccacagctgggcaggcaTCAACCACAGTCCCACAGCTCCTCCGCGGCCTTGCCCAGGATGTGAGTGGCTACTGTGGCAATGGGTTTGGCCCAGACTGCCCTGAGGGAAGGGACCCATCCTGCACCCACAGCCAGCTGGGGCACGCCTGGGATTCCCAGGTCCCATCACGGCTGGAGAAGGATGGGGAGACAGGTGATAGGCATCATGTGCCAGAACAGCCGGTGCCAGTGGGACTGACTGGAAACAGCTACACAGGTGACAGGGACAGCCAGACACCTCAGATATGGCTCCCCCTGCACCTCCAGCTTTACTTTAAAGgccagtgcccagccctgggagcaggcagccaCCTTCCTCTGCCCGTGccgagcaggagctgcagccaggagtaCCTGCAGGAGAGTCTCGGCACGGCTGGACACTGGCTCCGGCTCAGCTCCGTGAAGATCCCGGCCAGtgcggaggaggaggaagggcagctcctctctgctccccagcccctgctgggcGGCGAGACTGAGCCGGAGCCAGGTGACAGCGCCGTGCAGCGAGGCTACTCGGAGCAGGCAGAACTGGGTgtctccagcccctgccagctgctccccTCGCCCCTCAGCGTCCTGCGGGCGCCTGCCTTCTCTGGCTACGAGCCACGTGCCCCATCTGGCAGTGAGAAGTGGGGGCACCCTGGAGCTCCCGGGCTATGA
- the LOC104691689 gene encoding interferon lambda receptor 1-like isoform X2: MGCGRMSPALRLLLFLASCSLLQGMLLRPRDVKLEARNFHVWLHWKPDPSSPSYATYEVEWRNRTSNWTKADACGGNSRSSWVCELYFDRIHDIYWARVRAVARGEQSEWASSSELQLYRDTIVGPPKLSWLLQDQILSVNITTPLTPYRRRAGSYKPVDRVLLKLWYWLHLYEGNLLVQQVPCKRSSEEVPCTFGHLKPSTQYCVRTVAADMARERSREAEQCLVTPAGPAGFPWVLAIPSAFFLLLLLSVAGLYFIQLHVLPSPPETRLPKALALQNSELSVAIQVPPLELEENPLALFLQTELPSHRLSTAGQASTTVPQLLRGLAQDVSGYCGNGFGPDCPEGRDPSCTHSQLGHAWDSQVPSRLEKDGETGDRHHVPEQPVPVGLTGNSYTGDRDSQTPQIWLPLHLQLYFKGQCPALGAGSHLPLPVPSRSCSQEYLQESLGTAGHWLRLSSVKIPASAEEEEGQLLSAPQPLLGGETEPEPGDSAVQRGYSEQAELGVSSPCQLLPSPLSVLRAPAFSGYEPRAPSGSEKWGHPGAPGL; encoded by the exons ATGGGCTGTGGTAGGATGAGCCCTGCCCTGCgcctgctgctgttcctggccagctgctccctgctccagg ggATGCTACTGCGTCCACGGGATGTGAAGCTGGAGGCACGGAACTTCCACGTCTGGCTGCACTGGAAGCCAGACCCCAGCTCACCCAGCTATGCCACTTACGAGGTGGAGTGGAGGAACAG AACCTCGAACTGGACAAAGGCAGATGCCTGCGGGGGGAACAGCAGAAGCTCCTGGGTGTGTGAGCTGTATTTTGACAGGATTCACGATATCTACTGGGCACGGGTGAGAGCGGTGGCCAGAGGTGAGCAGTCCGAGTGGGCCAGTTCCAGCGAGCTGCAGCTATACAGAGACA CAATTGTTGGCCCCCCCAAGTTGTCCTGGCTGCTACAGGATCAAATCCTCAGCGTAAACATCACCACACCACTCACTCCCTACCGGAGAAGAGCTGGTTCCTACAAGCCAGTCGACCGAGTGCTGCTGAAGCTGTGGTACTGGCTACACCTGTACGAGGGGAACCTGCTTGTCCAGCAG GTACCCTGCAAACGGAGCAGTGAGGAAGTGCCTTGCACCTTTGGGCATCTGAAGCCCAGCACACAGTACTGTGTCCGGACGGTGGCTGCAGACATGGCAAGGGAGCGGAGCCGGGAGGCTGAGCAGTGCCTGGTGACTCCAGCAGGCCCTGCAG GCTTTCCCTGGGTCCTTGCCATACCGAGTgccttcttcctgctgctgctactgaGTGTGGCTGGGCTCTACTTCATCCAGCTGCATGTCTTGCCCAGCCCTCCGGAGACGCGCCTCCCAAAAGCACTG GCTCTCCAGAACAGCGAGCTGAGTGTGGCCATACAGGTGCCTCCCCTCGAGCTTGAGGAGAACCCACTGGCCCTGTTCCTGCAGACTGAGCTCCCCTCCCACAGGCTAtccacagctgggcaggcaTCAACCACAGTCCCACAGCTCCTCCGCGGCCTTGCCCAGGATGTGAGTGGCTACTGTGGCAATGGGTTTGGCCCAGACTGCCCTGAGGGAAGGGACCCATCCTGCACCCACAGCCAGCTGGGGCACGCCTGGGATTCCCAGGTCCCATCACGGCTGGAGAAGGATGGGGAGACAGGTGATAGGCATCATGTGCCAGAACAGCCGGTGCCAGTGGGACTGACTGGAAACAGCTACACAGGTGACAGGGACAGCCAGACACCTCAGATATGGCTCCCCCTGCACCTCCAGCTTTACTTTAAAGgccagtgcccagccctgggagcaggcagccaCCTTCCTCTGCCCGTGccgagcaggagctgcagccaggagtaCCTGCAGGAGAGTCTCGGCACGGCTGGACACTGGCTCCGGCTCAGCTCCGTGAAGATCCCGGCCAGtgcggaggaggaggaagggcagctcctctctgctccccagcccctgctgggcGGCGAGACTGAGCCGGAGCCAGGTGACAGCGCCGTGCAGCGAGGCTACTCGGAGCAGGCAGAACTGGGTgtctccagcccctgccagctgctccccTCGCCCCTCAGCGTCCTGCGGGCGCCTGCCTTCTCTGGCTACGAGCCACGTGCCCCATCTGGCAGTGAGAAGTGGGGGCACCCTGGAGCTCCCGGGCTATGA
- the LOC104691689 gene encoding interferon lambda receptor 1-like isoform X3 encodes MGCGRMSPALRLLLFLASCSLLQGMLLRPRDVKLEARNFHVWLHWKPDPSSPSYATYEVEWRNRTSNWTKADACGGNSRSSWVCELYFDRIHDIYWARVRAVARAIVGPPKLSWLLQDQILSVNITTPLTPYRRRAGSYKPVDRVLLKLWYWLHLYEGNLLVQQVPCKRSSEEVPCTFGHLKPSTQYCVRTVAADMARERSREAEQCLVTPAGPAAGFPWVLAIPSAFFLLLLLSVAGLYFIQLHVLPSPPETRLPKALALQNSELSVAIQVPPLELEENPLALFLQTELPSHRLSTAGQASTTVPQLLRGLAQDVSGYCGNGFGPDCPEGRDPSCTHSQLGHAWDSQVPSRLEKDGETGDRHHVPEQPVPVGLTGNSYTGDRDSQTPQIWLPLHLQLYFKGQCPALGAGSHLPLPVPSRSCSQEYLQESLGTAGHWLRLSSVKIPASAEEEEGQLLSAPQPLLGGETEPEPGDSAVQRGYSEQAELGVSSPCQLLPSPLSVLRAPAFSGYEPRAPSGSEKWGHPGAPGL; translated from the exons ATGGGCTGTGGTAGGATGAGCCCTGCCCTGCgcctgctgctgttcctggccagctgctccctgctccagg ggATGCTACTGCGTCCACGGGATGTGAAGCTGGAGGCACGGAACTTCCACGTCTGGCTGCACTGGAAGCCAGACCCCAGCTCACCCAGCTATGCCACTTACGAGGTGGAGTGGAGGAACAG AACCTCGAACTGGACAAAGGCAGATGCCTGCGGGGGGAACAGCAGAAGCTCCTGGGTGTGTGAGCTGTATTTTGACAGGATTCACGATATCTACTGGGCACGGGTGAGAGCGGTGGCCAGAG CAATTGTTGGCCCCCCCAAGTTGTCCTGGCTGCTACAGGATCAAATCCTCAGCGTAAACATCACCACACCACTCACTCCCTACCGGAGAAGAGCTGGTTCCTACAAGCCAGTCGACCGAGTGCTGCTGAAGCTGTGGTACTGGCTACACCTGTACGAGGGGAACCTGCTTGTCCAGCAG GTACCCTGCAAACGGAGCAGTGAGGAAGTGCCTTGCACCTTTGGGCATCTGAAGCCCAGCACACAGTACTGTGTCCGGACGGTGGCTGCAGACATGGCAAGGGAGCGGAGCCGGGAGGCTGAGCAGTGCCTGGTGACTCCAGCAGGCCCTGCAG CAGGCTTTCCCTGGGTCCTTGCCATACCGAGTgccttcttcctgctgctgctactgaGTGTGGCTGGGCTCTACTTCATCCAGCTGCATGTCTTGCCCAGCCCTCCGGAGACGCGCCTCCCAAAAGCACTG GCTCTCCAGAACAGCGAGCTGAGTGTGGCCATACAGGTGCCTCCCCTCGAGCTTGAGGAGAACCCACTGGCCCTGTTCCTGCAGACTGAGCTCCCCTCCCACAGGCTAtccacagctgggcaggcaTCAACCACAGTCCCACAGCTCCTCCGCGGCCTTGCCCAGGATGTGAGTGGCTACTGTGGCAATGGGTTTGGCCCAGACTGCCCTGAGGGAAGGGACCCATCCTGCACCCACAGCCAGCTGGGGCACGCCTGGGATTCCCAGGTCCCATCACGGCTGGAGAAGGATGGGGAGACAGGTGATAGGCATCATGTGCCAGAACAGCCGGTGCCAGTGGGACTGACTGGAAACAGCTACACAGGTGACAGGGACAGCCAGACACCTCAGATATGGCTCCCCCTGCACCTCCAGCTTTACTTTAAAGgccagtgcccagccctgggagcaggcagccaCCTTCCTCTGCCCGTGccgagcaggagctgcagccaggagtaCCTGCAGGAGAGTCTCGGCACGGCTGGACACTGGCTCCGGCTCAGCTCCGTGAAGATCCCGGCCAGtgcggaggaggaggaagggcagctcctctctgctccccagcccctgctgggcGGCGAGACTGAGCCGGAGCCAGGTGACAGCGCCGTGCAGCGAGGCTACTCGGAGCAGGCAGAACTGGGTgtctccagcccctgccagctgctccccTCGCCCCTCAGCGTCCTGCGGGCGCCTGCCTTCTCTGGCTACGAGCCACGTGCCCCATCTGGCAGTGAGAAGTGGGGGCACCCTGGAGCTCCCGGGCTATGA
- the LOC104691689 gene encoding uncharacterized protein LOC104691689 isoform X4, which produces MKTWWLPFLELVSEHKVSSAIVGPPKLSWLLQDQILSVNITTPLTPYRRRAGSYKPVDRVLLKLWYWLHLYEGNLLVQQVPCKRSSEEVPCTFGHLKPSTQYCVRTVAADMARERSREAEQCLVTPAGPAAGFPWVLAIPSAFFLLLLLSVAGLYFIQLHVLPSPPETRLPKALALQNSELSVAIQVPPLELEENPLALFLQTELPSHRLSTAGQASTTVPQLLRGLAQDVSGYCGNGFGPDCPEGRDPSCTHSQLGHAWDSQVPSRLEKDGETGDRHHVPEQPVPVGLTGNSYTGDRDSQTPQIWLPLHLQLYFKGQCPALGAGSHLPLPVPSRSCSQEYLQESLGTAGHWLRLSSVKIPASAEEEEGQLLSAPQPLLGGETEPEPGDSAVQRGYSEQAELGVSSPCQLLPSPLSVLRAPAFSGYEPRAPSGSEKWGHPGAPGL; this is translated from the exons aTGAAGACCTGGTGGCTGCCATTCCTAGAGCTGGTTTCAGAGCACAAAGTGTCATCAG CAATTGTTGGCCCCCCCAAGTTGTCCTGGCTGCTACAGGATCAAATCCTCAGCGTAAACATCACCACACCACTCACTCCCTACCGGAGAAGAGCTGGTTCCTACAAGCCAGTCGACCGAGTGCTGCTGAAGCTGTGGTACTGGCTACACCTGTACGAGGGGAACCTGCTTGTCCAGCAG GTACCCTGCAAACGGAGCAGTGAGGAAGTGCCTTGCACCTTTGGGCATCTGAAGCCCAGCACACAGTACTGTGTCCGGACGGTGGCTGCAGACATGGCAAGGGAGCGGAGCCGGGAGGCTGAGCAGTGCCTGGTGACTCCAGCAGGCCCTGCAG CAGGCTTTCCCTGGGTCCTTGCCATACCGAGTgccttcttcctgctgctgctactgaGTGTGGCTGGGCTCTACTTCATCCAGCTGCATGTCTTGCCCAGCCCTCCGGAGACGCGCCTCCCAAAAGCACTG GCTCTCCAGAACAGCGAGCTGAGTGTGGCCATACAGGTGCCTCCCCTCGAGCTTGAGGAGAACCCACTGGCCCTGTTCCTGCAGACTGAGCTCCCCTCCCACAGGCTAtccacagctgggcaggcaTCAACCACAGTCCCACAGCTCCTCCGCGGCCTTGCCCAGGATGTGAGTGGCTACTGTGGCAATGGGTTTGGCCCAGACTGCCCTGAGGGAAGGGACCCATCCTGCACCCACAGCCAGCTGGGGCACGCCTGGGATTCCCAGGTCCCATCACGGCTGGAGAAGGATGGGGAGACAGGTGATAGGCATCATGTGCCAGAACAGCCGGTGCCAGTGGGACTGACTGGAAACAGCTACACAGGTGACAGGGACAGCCAGACACCTCAGATATGGCTCCCCCTGCACCTCCAGCTTTACTTTAAAGgccagtgcccagccctgggagcaggcagccaCCTTCCTCTGCCCGTGccgagcaggagctgcagccaggagtaCCTGCAGGAGAGTCTCGGCACGGCTGGACACTGGCTCCGGCTCAGCTCCGTGAAGATCCCGGCCAGtgcggaggaggaggaagggcagctcctctctgctccccagcccctgctgggcGGCGAGACTGAGCCGGAGCCAGGTGACAGCGCCGTGCAGCGAGGCTACTCGGAGCAGGCAGAACTGGGTgtctccagcccctgccagctgctccccTCGCCCCTCAGCGTCCTGCGGGCGCCTGCCTTCTCTGGCTACGAGCCACGTGCCCCATCTGGCAGTGAGAAGTGGGGGCACCCTGGAGCTCCCGGGCTATGA
- the LOC104691583 gene encoding chloride intracellular channel protein 2-like translates to MSERPCSFLPLLAGPGAHPIAPPFFKRKESVSSSPLRSKSSREAQATSPLKAFPHQSSAGVRSTHHKSVQPVVPPHTAGMDSQQHTATKEPEIELFVKAGLDGENIGNCPFCQRLFMVLWLKGVKFNVTTVDMTRKPEELKDLAPGTNPPFLLFNKELKTDFIKIEEFLEQTLCPPMYPHLSPKYKESFDVGSDIFAKFSAYIKNPRKEANINFEKALLREFQRLDIYLNTPLPEEIDQDSVEDITISRRKFLDGDHLTLADCNLLPKLHIIKIAAKKYRDFEIPEDMTGIWRYLNNAYACDEFNHTCPADEEIEHTYASVARKMT, encoded by the exons ATGTCTGAGAGGCCCTGCAGCTTCCTCCCCTTGCTGGCGGGTCCTGGTGCACACCCCATTGCTCCTCCCttctttaaaaggaaggaaagtgTGAGCTCCAGCCCTCTGCGGAGTAAGAGCAGCCGAGAGGCCCAAGCCACCAGCCCTCTGAAAGCCTTCCCCcatcagagctctgcaggggtCAGATCAACTCACCACAAGAGTGTGCAGCCAGTGGTTCCTCCCCACACTGCCGGGATGGACAGTCAGCAGCACACTGCCACCAAGGAGCCTGAGATTGAGCTGTTTGTGAAG GCTGGTCTGGATGGAGAAAACATCGGAAACTGCCCCTTCTGCCAGCGCCTCTTCATGGTGCTCTGGCTCAAAGGGGTCAAGTTCAATGTCACCACGGTGGACATGACCAG gaaaCCTGAAGAGTTGAAAGATTTAGCCCCAGGCACCAACCCACCCTTCTTGCTGTTCAACAAGGAGCTGAAAACAGACTTCATCAAGATTGAGGAGTTCCTGGAGCAGACGCTGTGTCCACCCAT GTATCCACACCTGAGCCCCAAGTACAAGGAGTCCTTCGATGTGGGCAGTGACATCTTTGCCAAGTTCTCGGCATACATCAAGAACCCACGCAAAGAAGCAAATATCA ATTTTGAGAAGGCCCTGCTGCGGGAGTTTCAGCGCCTGGATATCTACCTGAACACTCCTCTCCCAGAGGAGATTGACCAGGACAGTGTGGAGGACATCACCATCTCCAGGAGGAAATTCCTGGATGGAGACCATCTGACTCTGGCTGATTGCAACCTCCTGCCCAAACTTCATATCATCAAG ATTGCAGCCAAAAAGTACCGTGACTTCGAGATCCCAGAGGACATGACGGGTATCTGGCGCTACCTCAACAACGCCTATGCCTGTGATGAGTTTAATCACACCTGTCCTGCAGATGAGGAGATCGAGCACACGTATGCCAGCGTTGCCAGGAAGATGACCTAA